Proteins co-encoded in one Populus trichocarpa isolate Nisqually-1 chromosome 10, P.trichocarpa_v4.1, whole genome shotgun sequence genomic window:
- the LOC7460785 gene encoding wall-associated receptor kinase-like 10, whose translation MKVKQYSCVLLLYFLTLTTLSSLVASQTCKNSCGQIPIKYPFGTGLGCGDPRFQQYVTCNQEKLTLTTHTGCYPVTNIEYSSQVIHISDPSMSTCACTQTSKGFGLDWDAPFSFHDDTVFTLLDCSTTSSPIYRTNGAYDVDSNTTVIPQCDRTGAPICSFLYSCRAISMLNLPISTCCVYTPVDLGPSFEMDLQKLQCTSYSGFYSFNGQESNPENWKYGIALKYKFNVYNDYPSSCANCERSNGVCGYGGAYNTFVCNCPGGLNTTSDCFFRSPYNHSPRLLPRHTAGNFLIFSLAYFMVRVLF comes from the exons ATGAAGGTCAAGCAATATTCTTGTGTCCTTCTTCTCTACTTCTTAACTCTCACAACCCTCTCCTCCTTGGTAGCCTCGCAAACCTGCAAGAACTCCTGTGGCCAAATTCCCATCAAGTATCCCTTTGGAACTGGCCTTGGCTGTGGGGATCCACGATTTCAACAATACGTgacttgcaaccaagaaaagctCACTTTAACCACCCATACTGGCTGCTATCCGGTCACCAACATAGAATATTCCAGTCAAGTTATACACATCTCTGATCCCTCGATGTCAACCTGTGCTTGCACTCAAACAAGCAAAGGGTTTGGCCTAGACTGGGACGCTCCCTTCTCTTTTCACGACGATACAGTCTTTACTTTACTTGACTGCTCAACCACTTCATCACCTATCTACAGAACCAATGGCGCCTATGATGTTGATAGCAACACCACAGTAATCCCTCAGTGTGACAGAACAGGTGCACCCATTTGCAGTTTCTTATATTCTTGCAGAGCAATCAGTATGCTCAATCTTCCAATCTCTACCTGCTGTGTTTACACACCAGTAGATCTTGGGCCTTCTTTTGAAATGGATTTACAAAAGTTGCAATGCACTTCATACTCTGGGTTCTATAGCTTCAATGGCCAAGAATCTAACCCTGAAAACTGGAAGTATGGGATAGCACTTAAATACAAGTTCAATGTGTACAATGACTATCCAAGTTCTTGTGCTAACTGCGAGAGAAGTAATGGAGTTTGTGGTTACGGCGGAGCTTACAACACATTTGTTTGTAACTGTCCTGGTGGCCTCAACACAACATCAGATTGTTTCTTTCGATCACCATATAATCACAGTCCGAGGCTTCTCCCAAGGCACACTGCAG GCAATTTCTTGATCTTTTCATTGGCATACTTTATGGTCCGGGTCCTCTTTTAG
- the LOC7492402 gene encoding ubiquitin-like-specific protease 1D, protein MGEEKSKKRPLDLDSNWDVIMGRDDGEPPPLVIVKNTPQPQPQPTPSQREDFASISDKKLEEQIERNKIHVMKLGPTLPDKGQKLQLTIKAMEEELDQRKHRRPAQMDVAECEKHRNSTASNGFGQKDASSSQVKNSKSQFSTIFSRKMEENTDCRVGNAFDKELTTLGHCNRQNMRSNGRSGKKRKQNIQSSSRQLPFQFATRVSLNGERRGPANGDQKGKASSAHLLHHNSENFSTNSSKKKDDCRVLPSNGSRPRKDPTVVVLDEDEPQLGTTELAKELAEHMKDAKISYPSRDDPASVEIAYKDMDCLAPEAFLTSPIMNFYIRYIRLQASPANKATCDYHFFNTFFYKKLEQAISYKGSDKESFFVKFRRWWKGVNIFEKAYILIPIHDDLHWSLVIICFPDKKDESGPIILHLDSLGFHCSSTVFSNIKSYLKEEWRYMNQEVPTDFPIPDRIWKHLDRRIEDKIIAVPQQKNDYDCGLFVLFFMERFIQEAPERLKKRDLAMFGKKWFRPEEASDLRKKIRAILMDEFQNAFKSGHISDSSSLSSGGDPP, encoded by the exons ATGGGGGAAGAGAAGTCAAAGAAGAGACCACTGGACCTGGACTCAAACTGGGACGTGATCATGGGCAGAGACGACGGCGAACCACCGCCATTAGTGATCGTGAAAAACACGCCACAACCGCAACCACAGCCCACGCCGAGTCAGAGAGAGGACTTTGCTTCAATCTCCGATAAGAAGCTGGAGGAACAAATTGAGAGAAACAAAATTCATGTTATGAAGTTAGGCCCTACATTGCCTGACAAAGGACAGAAGCTTCAACTTACTATTAAGGCCATGGAAGAAGAGCTTGATCAAAGAAAACATCGTCGCCCTGCCCAAATG GATGTTGCTGAATGTGAGAAGCACAGAAACTCAACAGCTTCAA ATGGGTTTGGACAAAAGGATGCATCATCATCTCaagtcaaaaattcaaaatcccaATTTTCCACTATTTTTAGTAGAAAGATGGAAGAAAAT ACAGATTGTAGGGTAGGTAATGCATTCGATAAAGAATTGACGACCTTGGGTCACTGTAATCGCCAAAATATGAGAAGTAATGGAAGGTCagggaaaaagagaaaacagaACATACAGTCATCATCAAGACAGTTGCCTTTTCAATTTGCTACCAGGGTCTCTCTTAATGGAGAAAGACGTGGACCTGCTAATGGTGATCAAAAGGGTAAAGCTTCTTCTGCTCATCTTTTACACCACAACAGCGAAAATTTCTCCACCAATTCCTCCAAGAA GAAGGATGATTGCCGAGTCCTGCCTTCAAATGGTTCAAGGCCTAGGAAG GATCCAACAGTTGTTGTCCTAGACGAAGATGAACCTCAGCTAGGGACAACAGAGCTAGCAAAAGAATTGGCTGAACA CATGAAGGATGCTAAGATCTCTTATCCATCAAG AGATGATCCAGCATCTGTTGAAATTGCTTACAAGGATATGGATTGCCTTGCCCCTGAAGCTTTTTTGACATCGCCTATTATGAACTTTTACATCAG ATATATACGTCTGCAAGCATCTCCAGCAAATAAGGCGACGTGTGATTATCACTTTTTTAACACATTCTTTTACAAGAAGCTGGAACAGGCCATATCATATAAG GGGAGTGACAAGGAATCATTTTTTGTCAAGTTCAGAAGGTGGTGGAAAGGTGTCAATATATTTGAAAAGGCTTACATACTTATTCCCATACATGATGA TCTTCATTGGAGCTTGGTGATTATATGTTTCCCGGATAAGAAAGATGAATCAGGACCAATTATTCTTCATTTAGATTCATTGGGATTTCATTGTAGCAGTACAGtattttctaacattaaaaG TTATTTGAAAGAAGAATGGAGGTATATGAATCAAGAAGTTCCTACAGATTTTCCAATTCCAGATAGAATATGGAAACATCTAGATCGTAGAATTGAGGACAAAATCATTGCG GTGCCCCAGCAGAAAAATGACTATGATTGTGGCCTCTTTGTACTTTTCTTCATGGAGCGCTTCATTCAAGAGGCTCCTGAGAGGCTGAAAAAGAGAGATCTGGCAATG TTTGGCAAGAAGTGGTTCAGACCTGAAGAGGCCTCtgatttaagaaagaaaatcagGGCTATACTTATGGATGAGTTTCAAAATGCGTTTAAGAGTGGTCATATTTCAGACTCTTCTTCTTTGTCTTCAGGTGGGGATCCTCCCTAA